From Vulpes vulpes isolate BD-2025 chromosome 7, VulVul3, whole genome shotgun sequence, one genomic window encodes:
- the NEUROD6 gene encoding neurogenic differentiation factor 6 isoform X2, producing the protein MKLKPKIVLRGKSIKRAPGEETEKEEEEEDREEEDENGLPRRRGLRKKKTTKLRLERVKFRRQEANARERNRMHGLNDALDNLRKVVPCYSKTQKLSKIETLRLAKNYIWALSEILRIGKRPDLLTFVQNLCKGLSQPTTNLVAGCLQLNARSFLMGQGGEAAHHTRSPYSTFYPPYHSPELTTPPGHGTLDNSKSMKPYNYCSAYESFYESTSPECASPQFEGPLSPPPINYNGIFSLKQEETLDYGKNYNYGMHYCAVPPRGPLGQGAMFRLPTDSHFPYDLHLRSQSLTMQDELNAVFHN; encoded by the exons ATGAAATTAAAACCTAAG ATTGTCCTTCGAGGAAAGAGCATCAAAAGGGCCCCCGGAGAAGAAAccgagaaggaagaagaggaggaagacagggAAGAGGAAGATGAAAATGGCTTGCCCAGGAGGAGGggtcttaggaaaaaaaagaccacCAAGCTCCGACTGGAGAGGGTCAAGTTCAGGAGACAGGAAGCGAACGCGCGCGAGAGAAACAGGATGCACGGCCTCAACGACGCTCTGGACAATTTAAGAAAAGTGGTCCCCTGTTATTCCAAAACCCAAAAACTGTCCAAAATAGAAACTTTACGACTGGCCAAAAACTACATCTGGGCACTTTCTGAAATTCTGAGAATCGGCAAGAGACCTGATCTGCTCACGTTCGTCCAAAACTTATGCAAAGGTCTTTCCCAGCCAACTACAAACTTGGTGGCAGGCTGCTTGCAGCTCAACGCCAGGAGTTTCCTGATGGGTCAGGGTGGGGAGGCTGCGCACCACACAAGGTCACCCTACTCTACTTTCTACCCACCCTACCACAGCCCTGAGCTCACCACTCCCCCAGGGCATGGAACTCTTGATAATTCCAAGTCCATGAAACCCTACAATTATTGCAGTGCATATGAATCCTTCTATGAAAGCACTTCCCCTGAGTGTGCCAGCCCTCAGTTTGAAGGTCCCTTAAGTCCTCCCCCAATTAACTATAATGGGATATTTTCCCTGAAGCAAGAAGAAACCTTGGACTATGGCAAAAATTACAATTACGGCATGCATTACTGTGCagtgccacccaggggtccccttggGCAGGGTGCCATGTTCAGGTTGCCCACCGACAGTCACTTCCCTTACGACTTACATCTGCGCAGCCAATCTCTCACCATGCAAGATGAATTAAATGCAGTTTTTCATAattaa
- the NEUROD6 gene encoding neurogenic differentiation factor 6 isoform X1 produces the protein MLTLPFDESVVMPESQMCRKFSRECEDQKQIKKPESFSKQIVLRGKSIKRAPGEETEKEEEEEDREEEDENGLPRRRGLRKKKTTKLRLERVKFRRQEANARERNRMHGLNDALDNLRKVVPCYSKTQKLSKIETLRLAKNYIWALSEILRIGKRPDLLTFVQNLCKGLSQPTTNLVAGCLQLNARSFLMGQGGEAAHHTRSPYSTFYPPYHSPELTTPPGHGTLDNSKSMKPYNYCSAYESFYESTSPECASPQFEGPLSPPPINYNGIFSLKQEETLDYGKNYNYGMHYCAVPPRGPLGQGAMFRLPTDSHFPYDLHLRSQSLTMQDELNAVFHN, from the coding sequence ATGTTAACACTACCGTTTGATGAGTCTGTTGTAATGCCAGAATCCCAGATGTGCAGAAAGTTTTCTAGAGAATGTGAGGACCAGAAGCAAATTAAGAAACCAGAAAGCTTTTCCAAACAGATTGTCCTTCGAGGAAAGAGCATCAAAAGGGCCCCCGGAGAAGAAAccgagaaggaagaagaggaggaagacagggAAGAGGAAGATGAAAATGGCTTGCCCAGGAGGAGGggtcttaggaaaaaaaagaccacCAAGCTCCGACTGGAGAGGGTCAAGTTCAGGAGACAGGAAGCGAACGCGCGCGAGAGAAACAGGATGCACGGCCTCAACGACGCTCTGGACAATTTAAGAAAAGTGGTCCCCTGTTATTCCAAAACCCAAAAACTGTCCAAAATAGAAACTTTACGACTGGCCAAAAACTACATCTGGGCACTTTCTGAAATTCTGAGAATCGGCAAGAGACCTGATCTGCTCACGTTCGTCCAAAACTTATGCAAAGGTCTTTCCCAGCCAACTACAAACTTGGTGGCAGGCTGCTTGCAGCTCAACGCCAGGAGTTTCCTGATGGGTCAGGGTGGGGAGGCTGCGCACCACACAAGGTCACCCTACTCTACTTTCTACCCACCCTACCACAGCCCTGAGCTCACCACTCCCCCAGGGCATGGAACTCTTGATAATTCCAAGTCCATGAAACCCTACAATTATTGCAGTGCATATGAATCCTTCTATGAAAGCACTTCCCCTGAGTGTGCCAGCCCTCAGTTTGAAGGTCCCTTAAGTCCTCCCCCAATTAACTATAATGGGATATTTTCCCTGAAGCAAGAAGAAACCTTGGACTATGGCAAAAATTACAATTACGGCATGCATTACTGTGCagtgccacccaggggtccccttggGCAGGGTGCCATGTTCAGGTTGCCCACCGACAGTCACTTCCCTTACGACTTACATCTGCGCAGCCAATCTCTCACCATGCAAGATGAATTAAATGCAGTTTTTCATAattaa